The Bremerella alba genome includes the window TCTCCAAAACCTAGCGGCAATGTTTTCGCAGTGGAAAACCGCGTTTCCCAGCTGCGACTCCGTTTGTTATCTGCTTAAGTACAAACGCAGGGACTATGCCAATTCAGTCAGAAAATCCCTAAGTGATGACGCTATAAGTGCTTGCAGCGAATCTGTCGGGAGGGGAAGAAGGGAGGTTCTGTTATCGCAGTGACAACACACGTCTCAATGCGGGGCTGAATCACCGCGAATCGTTCGAACTTCGCACGGTATTTCACAGTCGCCTGGATAGCACTGAGAGGGGGTATGGCGATCAGAAAGACGCCTGGAGATGAGACTTTTGAGCGACCCACATAGACGCGAAGCCAAGGCAGGCCTGAGGTTACCCAAAGCGCATAAAATAAGGCAGCTATTGGATTTCCAACGCTGCCTTCTCGCTTAAAAGCGAGGCCGACGGGGGTCGAACCCGCAACCACCGGATCGACAGTCCGGTACTCTAACCAATTGAGCTACGGCCCCAACTCGTGTTGAGATAAGTTAATATAGGCCCATCGCTCTGAAACTCAAGGCCCCCCTGGCGATAATTTGGCCGCATTTTTTCTCTCGGCCGCGATTTTGCAATAAATGCCAGTTATGTCATTTCTATGGGACCGACTCGCGTCCATTCTGTTCGCGCGATCCTGGCATTTCCGCGTGAATTCCCCCCGAATCACGGTTTTGTGACCTAGCGTTAGGAAGTGGAACCTTGTTTGTCTTATTTCTAATGTTTCGGAAAACCGACAATGCGCGACTTCATTTTTCAAGTGGTTCGTGACGCGGAAGACTTCGTCGTCAACATGGGAACCCTGGAGTGGACGCTCGCATTTGCATTGGTCGTGGGCTTCGGCATTTTTTGTTTGCAAGGCGTGGGAAGTAAGACCCGTAGCTGATCTGGCTAAGGACAAGCGACACCGGAATAGACAGTCAATCGAGACCTTTTAGTGAGTGCAGGAAAGAGCCAGGATGGAAGACTGGATTTTAGGAATTCCGACACCCGTTGCGATGGCATTGATCGCATTGATTGGGTATTTCCTAGGTAAACGGAACTATCACCCCGTTTCAGCCGAGCAGGTCTATGCTCGTCGGGAACTGAAGCGCGCCAAGGCAATTGTAAAGCAACTGGAAGAAATCTCACGCGAAGTACGCCGGAATCTGGCTTCCCATCAATCGAGCATCGCCCACTTCAAGGAACGCATCGTCTTGATGAGTTCCCAGGAAAAGGAAACCGGCGAGTCATGGCAAACGCTGTGTGAAGAAGCCGAGCGGATGCTGAGCCCCACGATGCGGCTTTCGTCACAAATCGCGAATGCTTACGACGAAGTCCGACAGCAAGCCAATCTGCTGATGACCTTCACCGAATCGCGAACCGATCCTCTGACCGGACTGAGCAACCGACGTGCGCTCGACGACAGCCTGGAAAGCCTGTTCGCGATGAAGGAACGCTACGAGCTGACCTTCTCGCTATGCATTCTCGATGTCGATCACTTCAAACGAATCAATGACGAATTTGGACACTTGGAAGGGGATCGTGTTCTCCAGGAAGTGGCCAGTTTGATCGATAACTGCGTTCGCGAAACCGACGTGGTGACACGTTACGGTGGCGAGGAATTTGTGATCTTGATGCCGTCGACCGATCTCGCGGGGGCATTGTACTTTGCCGAACGCATTCGCGAATCGATTGAACAACGACTGAAAGTGACCGTTAGTGGAGGCGTCGCTCAGGCTGTCGCTACCGACGAATCCCAGACGTTACTCGCGCGTGCTGATGCGGCGCTGTATCGTGCCAAATCACGCGGTCGCAATTGCATCTATTGCCATACCGGTGAAGGCGTTCAAGAGCATCCCGTCCCCGGTTTGTCGCCTCCGGCCCTGCCGGGCGAGGACGAAGAAGCACTGCTCGAAGAAGTTCGATCCTTAGAGAAGTCGCTCGGAAAACGTGGAAGCGACAAAGCTGCACCACGCGAAGAACCTCAGGCCGAAACCGTTTAGCTTCGGCCTGGTTTCTGTTACCAAATGCCTCGTAGACGATCGACACCGTACGATTCGGCCAGGTCGGTATCTTGCTTGGCTTTCTCGTCGTTGCCAAGCTTTTGGTGGGCGGTCGCGCGATGCGAATAAAGTACTGCCAAGATTTGCTTGAGCTGTTTGTCCATAAAGGAAATCCCGCTCGGCATATTCTCGACTTGTTCGGGACTGAGATCGGCAAGCATCTTGGTCCGCGCTTTCTCGTAATACGAGATCGCCGCGTCCAGGTCGGTGACCGATCCTTCTAGATCGCCC containing:
- a CDS encoding GGDEF domain-containing protein, with protein sequence MEDWILGIPTPVAMALIALIGYFLGKRNYHPVSAEQVYARRELKRAKAIVKQLEEISREVRRNLASHQSSIAHFKERIVLMSSQEKETGESWQTLCEEAERMLSPTMRLSSQIANAYDEVRQQANLLMTFTESRTDPLTGLSNRRALDDSLESLFAMKERYELTFSLCILDVDHFKRINDEFGHLEGDRVLQEVASLIDNCVRETDVVTRYGGEEFVILMPSTDLAGALYFAERIRESIEQRLKVTVSGGVAQAVATDESQTLLARADAALYRAKSRGRNCIYCHTGEGVQEHPVPGLSPPALPGEDEEALLEEVRSLEKSLGKRGSDKAAPREEPQAETV